The Silvanigrella paludirubra genome includes a window with the following:
- a CDS encoding cysteine desulfurase family protein, whose protein sequence is MPKNNFMNNFMLPPNLMNTSKDNVPNITFGGVSLPEKTIYIDFASSTPLDIRVFQEMSPWMLGYFANAANRTHPMGELTEYAIGVARTNIASLFNVTFDEIIFTSSATESNNLLLRGLVENPHRKRNKIVYCATEHSSIVATAISLFESYSKTLGIQIEELPVDQNGQIIMKEAERIINNDTICVCVMDVNNETGIFQTKMHEIRNLCTKAETILHVDASQGFARTSTIANNIDFDTATISSSKIYGPKGAAALIIKKRRPKIRIEAQLTGGGHEFNLRSSTPNTAAIVGFALACTLQIQESQQRIKHYKKMEQVFCNEIQKHIKTYFYGNESNKVPGIVTLYFSGVNAMKLLEESKTICASVGSACKTLQATASHVLVAMGVDLEHTLSSFRVSFGLTNSEDEVREAARHLATTAIKLRDSSATLL, encoded by the coding sequence ATGCCTAAAAATAACTTTATGAATAATTTCATGCTCCCTCCTAATTTAATGAATACAAGTAAAGATAATGTTCCAAACATTACCTTTGGTGGTGTTTCATTACCTGAAAAAACAATTTATATAGACTTTGCATCAAGCACACCTTTAGACATTCGTGTTTTTCAAGAAATGTCTCCATGGATGCTTGGCTATTTTGCCAATGCTGCCAATCGAACCCACCCAATGGGGGAATTAACCGAATATGCAATTGGTGTAGCAAGAACGAATATCGCTTCCTTATTTAATGTAACATTTGATGAGATTATTTTCACATCAAGTGCAACGGAAAGCAACAACTTATTATTAAGAGGCCTAGTCGAAAATCCTCACAGAAAAAGAAATAAAATTGTATATTGCGCGACTGAACATTCCAGCATAGTAGCTACTGCTATTTCTTTATTTGAAAGTTATTCAAAAACTCTAGGAATCCAAATAGAAGAACTCCCCGTTGATCAAAATGGCCAAATAATAATGAAAGAAGCAGAGCGTATTATTAATAATGATACCATTTGCGTTTGTGTCATGGATGTAAATAACGAAACAGGAATTTTTCAAACAAAAATGCATGAAATTAGAAATTTATGCACAAAAGCAGAAACAATTCTTCATGTTGATGCATCTCAAGGTTTTGCAAGAACTTCTACAATTGCAAATAATATTGATTTTGATACCGCAACAATATCTTCATCCAAAATTTATGGCCCTAAAGGGGCTGCTGCTTTAATTATTAAAAAAAGAAGGCCCAAAATAAGAATTGAAGCTCAACTTACAGGTGGAGGACACGAGTTTAATCTTCGATCAAGTACTCCAAATACAGCAGCAATTGTTGGTTTTGCCTTAGCTTGCACTTTACAAATTCAAGAATCTCAACAAAGAATAAAACATTATAAAAAAATGGAACAAGTTTTTTGTAATGAAATTCAAAAACATATCAAAACTTATTTTTATGGAAATGAATCGAACAAAGTACCTGGCATTGTTACTTTATATTTTTCTGGCGTTAACGCCATGAAACTTCTTGAAGAAAGCAAAACAATTTGCGCCAGTGTCGGCAGCGCTTGCAAAACACTTCAAGCAACAGCAAGCCATGTTCTAGTTGCTATGGGTGTCGATCTCGAACATACTTTATCTAGTTTCAGAGTCAGTTTTGGCCTTACAAACTCAGAAGATGAAGTTCGCGAAGCCGCGCGACATCTTGCAACAACAGCCATAAAACTTAGAGACAGTTCAGCAACACTTTTATAG
- a CDS encoding glycerol-3-phosphate dehydrogenase/oxidase codes for MDLNVLIVGGGIHGVGLLHDLASRKVPGVHLVEKNKIASGTSSRSTKLVHGGLRYLEHLNQWGLVHEALHERALLLKLLKGIVKPLPFVLPNFKGDKRPPWMVRLGLFFYDLLAGDGGLPSASRISKEDIAKFAPYLNQNKIENEMLSAFLYYDAQMLDDVIANIAVEAAVKLGATYNENAKVTEVTQIQNGFKVTIEKNNIKETLTTKYIVNAAGAWCNENLLHWGIPPKISCLLNLGTHIVFNPETVPNGDATNSAATLIQELDGRIVFFIPWYGKWLYGTTESILSNEPSHIRYPESDKEYLMATASETLNLVNAEKNISEIFCGVRCMPLNQKIKVTKIEDSWVSDPYHSPFYLKKLDKSISGLSRETVIDETIPGLISIYGGKYTTYRAIGEKMGALLSRKMKIGASSGTHLSENWFLEELRQEKPHIFQSSIDLRQN; via the coding sequence ATGGACTTGAATGTGCTTATCGTTGGTGGGGGAATCCATGGAGTGGGTTTATTACATGATCTTGCTTCGCGAAAAGTTCCTGGTGTTCATTTGGTTGAAAAAAATAAAATTGCTTCTGGCACTTCAAGCCGAAGTACAAAATTAGTTCATGGTGGTCTTCGTTATCTTGAACATTTAAATCAATGGGGACTTGTCCATGAGGCTCTTCATGAAAGAGCTCTTTTATTAAAATTATTAAAAGGAATTGTTAAACCACTTCCTTTTGTACTTCCAAATTTTAAAGGCGATAAACGTCCTCCTTGGATGGTTCGTCTTGGTCTATTTTTTTACGATCTTCTCGCAGGTGACGGTGGACTTCCCTCGGCAAGTCGCATAAGCAAAGAAGATATTGCAAAGTTTGCTCCCTATTTAAATCAAAATAAAATAGAAAATGAAATGTTAAGTGCATTTTTATATTATGACGCTCAAATGCTGGACGATGTTATTGCAAATATTGCAGTAGAAGCAGCAGTTAAACTTGGGGCTACCTATAACGAAAACGCTAAAGTAACTGAAGTAACTCAAATTCAAAATGGATTTAAAGTAACTATAGAAAAAAATAATATAAAAGAAACTTTAACAACTAAATATATTGTAAATGCTGCTGGTGCCTGGTGTAATGAAAATTTACTTCATTGGGGAATACCGCCTAAAATTAGCTGTTTATTAAATTTAGGGACTCATATTGTTTTTAATCCCGAAACCGTGCCCAATGGAGATGCCACAAACTCCGCTGCAACATTAATTCAAGAATTAGATGGAAGAATTGTTTTTTTTATTCCTTGGTACGGAAAATGGTTATATGGAACGACTGAGTCCATTTTATCAAATGAACCATCCCATATTCGCTATCCTGAAAGTGATAAAGAATATTTAATGGCTACGGCATCTGAAACGTTAAATTTAGTAAATGCAGAAAAAAATATTTCTGAAATATTTTGTGGCGTCCGTTGTATGCCGTTAAATCAAAAAATAAAAGTAACAAAAATAGAAGATAGCTGGGTGTCTGATCCGTATCACTCTCCGTTTTATTTAAAAAAGTTAGACAAAAGTATTTCTGGTCTTTCAAGAGAAACTGTTATCGATGAAACTATACCAGGTTTAATTTCAATTTATGGTGGTAAATACACAACTTACCGAGCAATTGGTGAAAAAATGGGTGCGTTACTTTCTCGAAAAATGAAAATTGGGGCATCGTCAGGAACTCATCTTTCTGAAAATTGGTTTTTAGAAGAACTTCGTCAAGAAAAGCCACATATTTTTCAAAGTTCAATTGATCTTAGGCAAAATTAA
- a CDS encoding cation:dicarboxylate symporter family transporter has product MPKNKKINHSNSNSKLKEILTFLKFHLFLQVVIAVVLGILVGIFFPKFGEELRIIASIFIRFIKMVISPVVFVSIILGVCSHSKHGGVGKLAFKTIVYFEIMSIIAVIITFGFMLFFQPGAGFNISSFQGVDISKFKPKGDSKGGFTEFITHMVPENVFATLAGDNLLAVIVLAVIFSIAIIQIKNNDKILEFLQMTNDIFFKMIGIISRVSPLAAFGAIAATVGQQGIGALTMLAYFILVLGISMVTFWILLYFVGRLYGFDAIKLMRHIKEEMSIAFGTSSSESVFPQLLNKLETFGCSKKVVSFVLPTGYAFNLDGTAIYVTAGAVFIQQAYNIPFTMHEFFLLLFTILIVSKGAAGITGAGFVTLSAILAAMPGHIIPIEGLALLLGIDRFMSDARVVTNIIGNTIGTVMIAKSEGEFTPKPEANT; this is encoded by the coding sequence ATGCCTAAAAACAAAAAAATAAATCATTCTAATTCAAATAGTAAATTAAAAGAAATCCTTACTTTTTTAAAATTTCATCTTTTTTTACAAGTTGTCATTGCCGTTGTTTTAGGTATCCTTGTCGGGATTTTTTTTCCTAAATTTGGTGAAGAGCTTCGCATCATTGCATCTATTTTTATACGATTTATTAAAATGGTCATTTCTCCTGTCGTTTTTGTTTCTATTATTTTAGGAGTTTGTTCTCACAGTAAACATGGAGGGGTTGGAAAACTCGCTTTTAAAACCATTGTTTATTTTGAAATTATGTCTATTATTGCTGTCATAATCACTTTTGGTTTTATGCTTTTTTTTCAACCTGGAGCTGGATTTAATATTTCTTCTTTTCAAGGAGTAGATATTTCTAAATTTAAACCAAAAGGTGACAGTAAAGGTGGATTTACAGAATTTATCACACACATGGTTCCTGAGAATGTTTTTGCTACCTTAGCTGGAGATAATCTTTTAGCAGTCATTGTTTTAGCCGTAATTTTCTCTATAGCTATCATTCAAATAAAAAATAACGATAAAATACTTGAATTTCTACAAATGACAAATGATATCTTTTTTAAAATGATTGGTATTATTTCAAGAGTATCCCCGTTGGCAGCATTTGGCGCGATAGCAGCCACAGTCGGTCAACAAGGAATTGGAGCTTTAACCATGCTCGCCTATTTCATTTTAGTATTAGGAATTAGCATGGTTACTTTTTGGATTTTACTTTATTTTGTTGGAAGACTTTATGGATTCGATGCAATTAAATTAATGAGACATATTAAAGAAGAAATGTCTATTGCTTTTGGTACCTCATCCTCTGAATCTGTTTTTCCTCAATTGTTAAATAAACTAGAAACGTTTGGTTGTTCTAAAAAAGTGGTGAGCTTTGTCCTTCCAACTGGATACGCTTTTAATTTAGATGGAACCGCTATTTACGTAACAGCAGGTGCTGTTTTTATTCAACAGGCTTATAATATTCCTTTTACGATGCATGAATTCTTTTTACTTTTATTTACTATTTTAATTGTTTCAAAAGGAGCTGCAGGAATTACGGGAGCAGGTTTTGTAACTTTATCAGCAATTTTAGCTGCTATGCCTGGTCATATCATTCCAATTGAAGGTCTTGCATTATTATTAGGTATCGACAGATTCATGTCGGATGCACGGGTTGTAACAAATATAATTGGAAATACAATTGGTACTGTTATGATAGCAAAGTCAGAAGGTGAATTTACTCCAAAACCTGAAGCAAATACCTAA